From the Burkholderia ubonensis genome, one window contains:
- a CDS encoding GNAT family N-acetyltransferase: MHIDIRSATVADAPLILRFITELAIYEKAEDQVVATVASLERSLFGDASPARALICEVDGEPAGFAVYFLSYSTWLGRQGLYLEDLYVSPRFRGAGAGLRLLKALARIAVDAGCGRFEWSVLDWNEPAIRFYESVGAEPQSEWVRYRLAGDALRAFADAAPVDAAPSGRA, from the coding sequence GTGCATATCGACATCCGTTCCGCCACCGTTGCCGACGCGCCGCTGATCCTGCGCTTCATCACCGAGCTGGCGATCTACGAGAAAGCCGAAGACCAGGTGGTCGCGACCGTCGCGTCGCTCGAGCGCAGCCTGTTCGGCGACGCGTCGCCGGCGCGCGCGCTGATCTGCGAGGTCGACGGCGAGCCGGCGGGCTTCGCCGTGTATTTCCTTTCGTATTCGACGTGGCTCGGCCGGCAGGGGCTGTATCTCGAGGACCTGTACGTGTCGCCGCGCTTTCGCGGCGCGGGGGCCGGCCTGCGCCTGCTGAAGGCGCTCGCGCGGATCGCGGTCGATGCCGGCTGCGGGCGCTTCGAGTGGAGCGTGCTCGACTGGAACGAACCGGCGATCCGCTTCTACGAGAGCGTCGGTGCCGAGCCGCAGAGCGAATGGGTGCGCTACCGGCTCGCGGGCGATGCGCTGCGCGCATTCGCCGATGCGGCGCCCGTGGACGCCGCGCCGTCGGGCCGTGCATGA
- a CDS encoding LysR family transcriptional regulator has product MHPDLRRLDLNLLLVFDALYRHRSVAAAANELAMSPSALSHALARLRTAIGDALFVRLGNEMQPTVRADDIAAWAGDALDAMSKGLARARRFDPARSERTFVFAATDYTAFAVLPAFIARIQHVAPQLRFRVVHSDRKISTDELAAGRIDFALGYHEEAAADAPGIEEFDWFSDDYVVIASERHPQVRRRLTLEQYLAARHVVVTPWNETRGVVDYVLDRLGLARQVAVQLPSVLAAPFIIAESGLLMTVPNRAAQALRHAAPIRIFPAPFEIPRYTLKVYSHAKHARTDAHRWIRARLLDARPAPG; this is encoded by the coding sequence ATGCATCCTGATCTGCGCCGCCTCGACCTGAACCTGCTGCTCGTGTTCGACGCGCTGTACCGCCACCGGTCGGTCGCCGCGGCGGCGAACGAGCTGGCGATGAGCCCGTCCGCGCTGAGCCACGCGCTCGCGCGGCTGCGCACGGCGATCGGCGACGCGCTGTTCGTGCGGCTCGGCAACGAGATGCAGCCGACCGTGCGCGCCGACGACATCGCGGCCTGGGCCGGCGACGCGCTCGACGCGATGTCGAAGGGGCTCGCGCGCGCCCGCCGCTTCGACCCGGCGCGCAGCGAGCGCACCTTCGTGTTCGCGGCAACCGACTACACCGCGTTCGCCGTGCTGCCCGCGTTCATCGCGCGGATCCAGCACGTCGCGCCGCAACTGCGCTTCCGGGTCGTCCACTCGGACCGCAAGATCTCGACCGACGAGCTCGCGGCAGGCCGCATCGACTTCGCGCTCGGCTACCACGAGGAAGCGGCGGCCGACGCGCCGGGGATCGAGGAATTCGACTGGTTCTCCGACGACTACGTCGTGATCGCGAGCGAGCGCCATCCGCAGGTCCGGCGCCGCCTCACGCTCGAGCAGTACCTCGCGGCGCGGCACGTCGTCGTCACGCCGTGGAACGAGACGCGCGGCGTCGTCGACTACGTGCTCGACCGGCTCGGCCTCGCGCGGCAGGTCGCGGTGCAGTTGCCGAGCGTGCTCGCCGCGCCGTTCATCATCGCGGAATCAGGGCTCCTGATGACCGTGCCGAACCGCGCCGCGCAGGCGCTGCGGCATGCGGCGCCGATCCGGATCTTTCCGGCGCCGTTCGAGATTCCGCGCTACACGCTGAAGGTCTACTCGCACGCGAAGCATGCGCGCACCGACGCGCACCGCTGGATTCGCGCCCGGCTGCTCGACGCGCGGCCGGCGCCCGGCTGA